The following DNA comes from Chloroflexota bacterium.
GGTACCGGCACTTGGAACCATCTGGATTATGTCAAGTCGCTGGCCAGAGATACCGGCATTGACTACATTGACATCCACATATATCCGGCTAACTTCCTTGAGCAAGCCGGCACCATTGCTGACATTGCACGTGCCCATAACAAAAGACTCATTATCGGTGAAGCCTGGACTTACAAGGTATACGATAACGAACTGGGAGACTTAGGCAACATTGCTACCCAGGCAATGATGTTCAGCAGAGATGTGTACAGCTTCTGGGAACCTCTGGATTCCAAATTCCTGGAAATCCTGGTCAAGCTGGCTAACTACAAGGGGTATGGGTTCATTTCTCCGTTCTGGTCCAAGTACTTTTTTGGCTATCTGGATTATAAAGCAGTCCATAATAGCCTCACCTACCGACAGCTAACTCAGCTATCCAATCAAAAAGCTGTTCAGAATATCCTTAACCATAAGCTTACCGGCGCCGGCTTGACTTACCAGAATCTTATAAACGCAGCCTCAAGATAAACTTCCCAGCCAGCATCCCGTTATAACAACCAAGGAGACAGAAAATGAACAAGCAGGAATTTGAGGAACTGGTAAAACTTCTAAAAGAAGGTAACAAATATCTGGAGAATATAAGCTCACGTTTGGACAAGATAGATAGTACACTTGAGAAAATAAAAGGAGAGACAAAGAAAAAGCGCGGGTCTATGTTCGACCTTTAGTTGCAAGACCCGTGGGCGGCTTGTCTAGGTCGAGTTCAGTCTTAACATATCATCATCCAATGATTTAGAATAGTCCAGGTCTTGCCAAAAGAAAACTGAAAGGAGAAAGACATGCGATTCAAGTGCGTTACCTGCGGAATCGAATTCGATAACATAGAGCAGTTAGCCAGTCATAAGAAGCAGCACCAGGCTGCTCCAGCGGGCTCCCAAGGTGTGATTTGTTTGGGTTGTGGCAAAGGCATACCGCTGGAGCCATCTCAGATGAATTACAGTGGCCCACTCACCTGCCATAATTGCCACCGGACGATGACCGTGGTCATTGAGGGTGGGGAAGTCTGTGTAGCTCGCCTTGGCTAAAAGAGATTTGGTGCCCCCAAGGGAATTCGAATCCCTGTTTTCAGCTTGAAAGGCTGACGTCCTAGTCCCCTAGACGATGGGGGCAGAGGAGTTAGGGGTAAATCGGTAAGGCTTCAAGCTCGGCAGTTTCAGGAAAGCCAGACATTATATTCATATTCTGTATAGCCTGTCCAGCCGCCCCTTTTACCAGGTTGTCTAAACAGCTTATGACTATAATCCTGCCAGTCCTAGCATCAACAGTAGGATAAACGAGGCAAAGATTGCTTCCCCAGGTTTGTTTCGTCTCAGGTGGCTTATCAACCACCTTGACAAAAGGTTCCCCTTTATAATAATCGCGATATAGTTCTAATACCTTCTCCTTCTTAACCAATTGGCTCTCTTTCAGCTTGGCATAGCACGAGCTTAATATGCCCCGAGACATCGGCACCAGATGAGGCAAAAATGTCACCGAAACAGGGGAACCTAGATTCAGAGTTTCAAGCCCCTGGACAATTTCTGGCAAATGACGATGCCCATGCACGGAATAGGCACGGACAGTATCAACAGCCTCGGTATAATGGGTTGATAAACTTAAAGTCCTGCCGGCACCGGAGACACCTGATTTGCTATCAATGATGATATCTGGCTCGATCAGGCCTTCCTTAACTGCCGGTGCTAGAGCCAGCAGTGCTCCTGTTGGATAGCAACCGGGATTGGCAACCAAATTGGCTGTAGCGATCTCGGAACGATGTAATTCAGGCAAGCCATAAACAGTTTTCTGCAATAATTCCGGTGCTGGATGAGCAAAGTCGTACCACAGTGGATACTGACTAGCATCTTTGAGCCTGAAATCAGCGCTGATGTCGACAACTTTAATGCCACGTTCAACTAAGGGTATTATGACTTCAGCGCTTGCCTTATGTGGCATTGCAGAAAAGACGAGGTCAACTTCATCAAGCTCTGCAGTGATCGTTATGTCAATTTCAGCTAGGTGTGGGAAAACCTCGGCTAGCTTCTGTCCGGCAGTGCTCCTGCCTGTAATTGAGCCAAGCTTAACTCTCGGGTGCTTATAGAGCAACCTAGCCAACTCTGCACCGGCATAACCGGTAACATTTATGATTCCGACTCTTATCTTTGACATATTCAAATCCAAGCGAGACTCTAGTTTACACCTTTCAGGTGGCAGGTGTCATTTAGAAATAAGGCCGAAGGTACACCTTCTCTCACTTCAAAGAGGTTAACGGCGCAGACATCCTGAGTTATCTCCCAGAAATGCGAATTATCTAAACCTAGTAAACTGAGAATAAGAATCTGGCAGACCACTTTGTGTGTCACCAAAACAACCGTTTCTTTAGGATGCTGTGCTATCAAGCCATCCACCGCAAAAGCAGCTCTCTCTCTGACCTCGGCAAGGTACTCGCCTCCGGGAAATTTCACTTTGTGTGGGCTGTTTAGCCACATTGAATAAAGATTACCATGCTTGGCAGCCGCTTCCTCAGGAGACAAACCCTGCCACTCTCCATAATCTATGTCGATAATACCAGGGAGTGACTTCACCTCCAAATTAAAAGGCCTGGCTAGTACTTTGGCTGTGGTCAAGGCCCTGCGAAGTGGGCTAGAACAAACTGCTGAAACTTGCCAGTCTGCAATCCGTGCAGCTGCAGCTTCAGCTTGTCTAATACCTATCTCATCAAGCTCGATATCAGCTCTACCTCTAAATCTTTCTACCCGGTTCCACTCCGTCCGCCCATGCCTGACCACAATAAGTCGAGTCAATTCTGCTAACTCCAGACAGGGACATTATCTCTCTATAACCATCGCCATGCCCTGCCCTCCACCAATGCACATGGTTACCAGACCAAGATGCAAGTTTTGCCTCTTCATCTCATGGAGTATTGTGACCACCAGTCTGGCTCCGGTACAGCCAATAGGATGTCCCAGGGAAATGCCACTTCCGCGGACATTGGTATTATCTGTACTTAATACTAGTTCTCTAATGCAAGCAATAGCCTGGGAGGCGAAGGCTTCATTCAGCTCAATAATATCCAAATCCTTAACACCAACTCCAGCCTTCTCCAGCGCCTTTTTCACCGCTGGTATCGGCCCCAATCCCATATAAGCCGGGTCGACACCTCCAGAGGCATAAGACTTGACCATCCCCATCGGCTTCAGCTTCAACTCATCAGCTCTTTCCCGGCTCATCAGCACTACCGCCGCAGCAGCATCATTAATACCAGAAGCGTTGCCCGCAGTTACTGTGCCATCTTTCTTAAATACTGGCGGCAACTTCGCCATCTTTTCCAGACTTGTGTCCATCGGTCGCTCGTCAGTATCAAAGACAAAAGCTTCGCCCTTTTTTTGTGGAATAACCACCGGCACTATCTCTTGCTTGAATAAACCTTGAGTTATAGCTTCTCTGGCTCGCTGATGGCTCAAAAGCCCTAGTTCATCCTGTTCCTGCCGGGAAATGCTATACTTCTGGGCAATATTTTCTGCAGTCAACCCCATATGGTAGCCATAGAATATCTCCCACAATCCATCGTAAACCATGAGGTCTATAGCCTCGCCTTTGGCATTTACATCCATGCGATAACCCCAACGAGCCCGAGGTAGAACATAAGGGGCATAACTCATGTTTTCCATACCGCCAGCGACAACTGCTTCAGCTTGGCCGAGCATTATTGCCTGCGCACCTAATGTAATTGCTTTAAGCCCTGAAGCACATATCTTATTTACAGTAAAGGCATTCGTCTCCTTAGGCAAACCAGCATAGATAGCAGCCTGTCTGGCAGTATTTTGTCCCTGCCCTCCCTGCAACACATTGCCCATAATTACTTCATCGACTTGAACCTCTTTAAGTGTATCATCCCAGTCATAGTGAGCTTTCTCCAGCTCAGTCAGCCCAGCATCCTTCGCTGCTTTTGGTGCATAGTCGAGCAACTCTTTGCCAGCTCTAGGTCTTAGACCAGCCCGTTTCAATGTTTCTTTGATCACCAGCGCCCCAAGGTTTACCACAGGAACATCCCTCAAAGAGCCACCGAAGGCCCCGATAGCTGTCCTGACGCCGCTGACAATAACTACCTCTGACATAACTCTATACTCCAAATCTAGTTTAAGAAGCTTCGTTGCCCGATAACTTACGGAAAAGCTCCGGGGCCAGGCCTTTAAGAAGCTCGCGGCTGGAGCCGTCCGGATTTCCAAACAAAGGAGTAACTGAAACCCTATTATGCTCCAATGCCCAGATATCAGTTCCTGAAGTCGGATACCACTCAGACTTGCCACGCATAATCCAGTGGTATTGCCTCTTACCATCATGTCCCGGTTCAATCCTATCAGCATACCTACGCTTGCCTAACCTGGTAATCTCAATTCCTTCGAGTTTCTCCCGCGGCAAATTAGGTAGGTTGACATTCAGCAGTATTCTTCGAGGCATATCTCTATCAACAATTTCTCCGACTAATAGTTTGGCTAGTCTGGCAGCCACATCAAAATGAAGACTTCCAAAAGCAGCTATAGAAAAGGCAAGGGCAGGAACGCCGTAAAAAAGGCCTTGCAAAGCAGCCCCCACTGTTCCTGAGATATAAACATCATCGCCTAGATTCGGCCCCTCATTGATGCCAGCTACTACCAAATCCACC
Coding sequences within:
- a CDS encoding N-acetyl-gamma-glutamyl-phosphate reductase, whose amino-acid sequence is MSKIRVGIINVTGYAGAELARLLYKHPRVKLGSITGRSTAGQKLAEVFPHLAEIDITITAELDEVDLVFSAMPHKASAEVIIPLVERGIKVVDISADFRLKDASQYPLWYDFAHPAPELLQKTVYGLPELHRSEIATANLVANPGCYPTGALLALAPAVKEGLIEPDIIIDSKSGVSGAGRTLSLSTHYTEAVDTVRAYSVHGHRHLPEIVQGLETLNLGSPVSVTFLPHLVPMSRGILSSCYAKLKESQLVKKEKVLELYRDYYKGEPFVKVVDKPPETKQTWGSNLCLVYPTVDARTGRIIVISCLDNLVKGAAGQAIQNMNIMSGFPETAELEALPIYP
- a CDS encoding histidine phosphatase family protein; this translates as MELAELTRLIVVRHGRTEWNRVERFRGRADIELDEIGIRQAEAAAARIADWQVSAVCSSPLRRALTTAKVLARPFNLEVKSLPGIIDIDYGEWQGLSPEEAAAKHGNLYSMWLNSPHKVKFPGGEYLAEVRERAAFAVDGLIAQHPKETVVLVTHKVVCQILILSLLGLDNSHFWEITQDVCAVNLFEVREGVPSALFLNDTCHLKGVN
- a CDS encoding acetyl-CoA C-acetyltransferase; amino-acid sequence: MSEVVIVSGVRTAIGAFGGSLRDVPVVNLGALVIKETLKRAGLRPRAGKELLDYAPKAAKDAGLTELEKAHYDWDDTLKEVQVDEVIMGNVLQGGQGQNTARQAAIYAGLPKETNAFTVNKICASGLKAITLGAQAIMLGQAEAVVAGGMENMSYAPYVLPRARWGYRMDVNAKGEAIDLMVYDGLWEIFYGYHMGLTAENIAQKYSISRQEQDELGLLSHQRAREAITQGLFKQEIVPVVIPQKKGEAFVFDTDERPMDTSLEKMAKLPPVFKKDGTVTAGNASGINDAAAAVVLMSRERADELKLKPMGMVKSYASGGVDPAYMGLGPIPAVKKALEKAGVGVKDLDIIELNEAFASQAIACIRELVLSTDNTNVRGSGISLGHPIGCTGARLVVTILHEMKRQNLHLGLVTMCIGGGQGMAMVIER
- the surE gene encoding 5'/3'-nucleotidase SurE; protein product: MIPNKTGTTQVCPLLFDVINSNSFWETAVKILISNDDGVYADGLWALVKELRDIATVTVVAPDRDQSGAGTSVTLRHPLRMIEIRTPLEGVNAYSVEGSPADSVILAIRHILKDGVDLVVAGINEGPNLGDDVYISGTVGAALQGLFYGVPALAFSIAAFGSLHFDVAARLAKLLVGEIVDRDMPRRILLNVNLPNLPREKLEGIEITRLGKRRYADRIEPGHDGKRQYHWIMRGKSEWYPTSGTDIWALEHNRVSVTPLFGNPDGSSRELLKGLAPELFRKLSGNEAS